In a single window of the Schistocerca americana isolate TAMUIC-IGC-003095 chromosome X, iqSchAmer2.1, whole genome shotgun sequence genome:
- the LOC124555320 gene encoding LOW QUALITY PROTEIN: cathepsin L-like (The sequence of the model RefSeq protein was modified relative to this genomic sequence to represent the inferred CDS: inserted 1 base in 1 codon): MKAYVVLLCIVAGAQAVAFXDLFLEEWNTFKLKHGKKYSSPIEEKFRMKIFMENKKRIAQHNAAFERGEVSYQLELNKFGDLLAHEFGATYNGFNKTRNAKLRESLGIRGSTFIPPANVNVPPYMDWRKHGAVTEVKNQGSCGSCWAFSSTGALEGQHFRKAGYLTSLSEQNLIDCSHKYGNQGCNGGLMDQAFTYVRDNRGIDTEESYPYEGDDDKCRFKRIDVGADDTGFVDIPQGDEEQLKVAVATVGPISVAIDAGHDSFQFYSKGVYYEPQCSSENLDHGVLVVGYGTTEDGVQYWLVKNSWGPEWGEDGYIKMARNRDNNCGIASSASYPLV; encoded by the exons ATGAAAGCGTACGTGGTGCTATTATGTATTGTTGCGGGAGCGCAAGCAGTTGCGT TCGATCTCTTTCTCGAAGAGTGGAATACTTTCAAG CTGAAACATGGAAAAAAGTACTCGAGTCCTATTGaagaaaaattcagaatgaaaatttttatggaaaacaaaaaaagaattgcCCAACACAATGCTGCGTTCGAACGAGGGGAAGTATCGTACCAGCTCGAGTTAAACAAGTTCGGTGATCTG TTGGCTCATGAATTCGGTGCAACATACAACGGCTTTAATAAAACTCGTAACGCAAAATTAAGAGAATCTCTTGGTATAAGAGGATCCACTTTCATTCCACCTGCAAATGTAAATGTACCGCCCTATATGGACTGGAGGAAACATGGTGCAGTTACTGAAGTTAAAAATCAAGGATCATGTGGTTCCTGCTGGGCGTTCAGTTCG ACAGGTGCACTGGAAGGACAACATTTCAGGAAAGCAGGCTATCTGACTTCCCTGAGTGAACAAAACCTGATAGATTGTTCTCACAAATATGGAAATCAAGGCTGCAATGGTGGCTTGATGGATCAGGCATTTACTTACGTTAGAGATAACCGTGGAATTGATACAGAAGAATCATATCCATACGAAGGTGAT GATGACAAGTGTAGATTCAAACGCATTGATGTAGGAGCTGATGACACTGGCTTTGTAGATATTCCACAGGGTGATGAAGAGCAACTTAAAGTTGCTGTGGCTACAGTTGGTCCAATCTCTGTAGCTATTGATGCTGGTCATGATTCATTCCAATTTTATTCTAAAG GAGTTTACTATGAGCCACAGTGCAGCTCTGAGAACCTTGACCATGGAGTGCTTGTTGTCGGTTATGGGACAACAGAGGATGGTGTTCAGTACTGGTTGGTGAAGAATTCTTGGGGACCAGAGTGGGGTGAAGATGGTTATATTAAAATGGCAAGAAACCGTGATAACAACTGTGGAATTGCAAGTTCTGCAAGCTACCCTCTTGTTTGA